In the Leptotrichia sp. oral taxon 223 genome, TTATTTTAAAAATATGGTATAATTATATTAAAGATTATAGAGGTAAGGAGAACTTTAAAGTGCCAGTTTATTATAATGAAGATAGAAAGACTTGGTATGCGATGTTTTATGCTAAGGATTATAAGGGTGTAAATAAGAAGTATAAGAAAACTGGGTTTAAGAAGAAAAAGGAAGCTCAGGAATACGAATATGAATTTAAGAAAAAAGTTGCTAAATCTATGAATATGTCGTTTCGATCATTGTATGAGCTGTATTTTGAAGATTATAGTAAAAGACATAAACCTACTGCAATTAATACTGTGAAAACTTTTTTTCGACTGCATATTTTACCGTTTTTTGATGAGATTGAAGTTGATAAAATTACTCCTTTTATGATTCGGGAATGGCAGAATGAGATGCTGGAAAAGGAAAATGGGAACGGGAAATTGTTTAGCGAAAATTCTAAGGCTAATATTTATGCGGCTTTGAAAAGCATGTTTAATTGGGCTACGAAATATCAAGGCTTAAATGAAAATCCATGTAAAAATATAGGGACTTTTGGGAGCAAGAAAAATCGTTCGGAAATGAAAATATGGTCTATTAATGATTTTGAAAAGTTTATTGAAGTTTTAGAACTAGAAAATAAAGAGAAAAATGATAAATATTCTGATTTTATTATTGTTTTTAAAATTTTGTTTTGGACTGGGCTTAGGATTGGTGAAGTTTTGGCACTTTCGGAAAATGATATAAATTTGAA is a window encoding:
- a CDS encoding site-specific integrase — its product is ILKIWYNYIKDYRGKENFKVPVYYNEDRKTWYAMFYAKDYKGVNKKYKKTGFKKKKEAQEYEYEFKKKVAKSMNMSFRSLYELYFEDYSKRHKPTAINTVKTFFRLHILPFFDEIEVDKITPFMIREWQNEMLEKENGNGKLFSENSKANIYAALKSMFNWATKYQGLNENPCKNIGTFGSKKNRSEMKIWSINDFEKFIEVLELENKEKNDKYSDFIIVFKILFWTGLRIGEVLALSENDINLNEKFIDVNKTLSHISKKDYITTPKTFGSIRKVLLPETLISDLQLYFSKTLKINRNKKNIKNNRIFNLKSSQLRYVLEKYGLQANLPKIRLHDFRHSHASYLLFIQADITAISKRLGHDNLQTTINTYSHLYKDANTQLMEKLNK